Genomic DNA from Streptomyces sp. NBC_01571:
GTGCCCACGCTGGCGTCCAGGGCGGGCAGGGCGCCCGTCTCCCGGGCCCGGACGAGGAGTTCGGTGGTGCCGAGGCTGCCGCCGCCCAGGAAGAGGTACGTGCAGCTGTACTGCTTGGTCTCCACCACCGCGCCGCTGGTGTCGATCCGGTCGGCGGTCAGGGTGTACGTACCGTCGGCGGCGCGCTGGACGGCCCGGACCCGTTCCAGGGTGTGGATGGTGACGTTGCCGGTGCCGAGCGCGGCGGCGAGGTACGTCTTGTCGAGGCTCTTCTTGCCGTAGTTGTTGCCGTAGATGACCTCGCCCGCGAGCGCCGACTTGGTGGCGGTGCCGGCCGCCTCCCGCTGCATGTAGGAGAAGTCGTAGACGTTCGGTACGAACGTGGTCTTCAGGCCTGCGTTCGTAGCGGCCTTGCGGGAGGTCCGGGTGAACTTGTACCACTCGGTGGACTCGAACCAGGTGGGGTCGACCGTGTTGACACCGAGCATGGTGCGGGCGCGCGGGAAGTAGGTGTTGTACATCTCGGTGGCGTCCACGCCGGGGAACTGCTCGGAGAAGTACGACTGCGGGGGTGTGACGGCCATGCCGCCGTTGACCAGCGAGCCGCCGCCGACGCCTCGGCCGACGTACACGGACATGTGGTCGTAGTGGACGCGGTCCAGGACTCCCGGGTACCGGCCGATGTCCTTGTTGACGAGGTCCAGCCACAGGAACGTGGCGAGCGGGGCCTCGGTGCGGGTGCGGAACCACATGGAGCGCTGGTCGGGGGCGCTGGTGGAACAGAAGACCTTGCCGTCGGAGCCGGCGGTGTTCCAGAGCCGTCCCATCTCGATGACGAGCGTGCGGATGCCGGCCTGGCCGAGGCGGAGGGCGGCCACGGCGGCGCCGTAGCCGGAACCGATCACGATCGCGGGGGCGTTGTCGACGGCGGCGGGTTCGGCGGCGTGGGCCGACTGGAGGCCGATGCGGGTGAGGCCGATGGCGGCGGCCGTCTGGAGGGCGGCCATGCCCAGGATTTGACGTCTTGTCAGGTGACGGTTTGTCATCTGATGACGAGTCAGGTTTTCTGTCATGTGCGCAGCATCGGCGGATTATTGGCTTCCGCCTAGGGGCTTCGCCCGGATTTCGAGGGGGTGGGGGTCGGTGTGCGTGGGGATGTGCGGGTGCGTCGGGGTTTTGCGCCGTTCCCCGCGCCCCTGAGAGGGGGTGGGGCCGCTGTGCCTGGGAATGCGCGGGAGCGCTGTGGCTGAGCGCGCCGTTCCCCGCGCCCCTGGGGAGTTGGTGGGGGCGACTGTGGATGTGTGCGGGTCCATGGGGGTTTTGCGCCGTTCCCCGCGCCCCTGAGAGGGGGCGGGGCCGCTGTGCCTGGGAATGTGCGGGAGCGCTGTGGCTGAGCGCGCCGTTCCCCGCGCCCCTGGGGAGTTGGTGGGGCCGGCGTGAAAACGTGTCGGGGGGTGGGCTACAGGAGGGCCTTGAGTTTTTCTGCCAGGAGGTCCCAGCGCCATTTCTCCTCGACCCACTCGCGGCCCCGTTCTCCCATGCGCCGGCGGAGTTCCGGGTCGGCGAGGAGGGTGATGATGCGGTCGGCCGAGTCGTCCGGGGAACCGCCGCGCACGACCCAGCCCGTCTCGCCGTCGAGGACCGCGTCGGGCGCGCCGCCCGAGTCACCGGCGACGACCGGCAGGCCGGTCGCGGACGCCTCAAGGTAGACAATGCCGAGGCCCTCGACGTCGAGGCCACCCCGGCGGGTGCGGCAGGGCATCGCGAAGACGTCCCCGGCGCCGTAGTGGGCCGGCAGCTCCGACCAGGGCACCGCTCCGGTGAAGCGGACGGCGTCGGCGACACCGGTCTCGTGCGCGAGCCCGCGCAACTCCTTCTCGTACGGCCCGCCGCCGACGATCAGCAGCACCGCGTCCGGCTCCGCCGCGAGAATGCGCGGCATGGCGAGGATGAGCGTGTCCTGCCCCTTGCGCGGGACCAGGCGGGAGACACAGACCACCACCGGGCGATCCGTGAGACCGAGCCGGGCACGGACCTCGGCGCCGCCCGAACCGGGGTGGAAGGTCTTCTCGTCGACGCCGGGCGGCAGCTGGACCATGCGCCCGGCCGCGTCCGGGCTCAGCGCGGCGGCGATCCGTGAGCGCGTGTACTCCCCCAGATACGTGATCGTGTCCGTGGAGTCGCCGATCCGCCGCAACAGCCCGCGCGCGGCCGGCAGTTGAGCCCAGCCGGCCTCGTGACCGTGCGTGGTGGCCACCAGCCGTCCGGCGCCCGCCCGGCGCAGCGCCGGCGCCATCAGGCCGAGCGGGGCCGCCGCCCCGAACCACACCGACGTACAACCGTGTTCGCGCAGCAGCCCGACGGCCCGGCGGGTGACGCCCGGCGTCGGCAGCAGCATCGTCGTGCGGTCGCGCACGACGGTGAAGGGCTGCTCGGCGTCGAAGGCCGCCGTCGCCTCGGCACCCTCCCGGCCGCGCTTCCAGGTGGAGGCGTAGACGACGAGCCGCTCGGGGTCCAGGCGCAGCGCCATGTTGTGCAGGAACGCCTGGATGCCGCCGGGGCGGGGCGGGAAGTCGTTGGTCACGATCAGGGTCTTGTGCATCGCGCCCGACAGTACCGAAACCCCCGTGCCCGTCCGCGTCCGGCACACACCCCCGCGCACGGCCCCGCTTCTTGGCTCTCGCACAGTCCGGCGCGCCATCATGTTTCCGCGCGGAACCGCGCGGGATCGGACGGACGAGGGCCAGGTGGGCATGACGGGCGCAAGGGGCGCGAGGTTCCCGTACGGACTGCTCGGAGCCTGGGGCCTGACCAGGCTGGTGCTGCTGCTCTTCGTCCTGAGGGTGTTCGTGCTGCCCGGCCCGGACGTCACCGGCGACGTCTCGGTGATCTACCGGGGCTGGTACGAGATCCTGCGCACCGGCACGTTCCCGCTCGACGACGTGACCTGGCAGTACCCGCCGGCCGCGTCGCTCGCGATCCTCTCCCCCGGGCTGCTGCCCTTCCTCGACTACCCGTCCGCCTTCTTCGTGCTGGCCCTCCTCGCCGACCTGGTGGTGTGCGCGCTGCTGCTGTACGCCGGTGTGCGCCCCGGCAGGACGCTCCGCGGCGCCTGGGTGTGGGTGGCCGGCCTCCCGCTGCTCGGACCGACCGTCTACGCCCGCTACGACGTGATGGTGACGGCCGTGGCGGTCGCGGCCCTGCTCGCGGGGGGCCGTCACCCGCGCGTGATGGGGGCTCTCGCGGGCTTCGGCGCACTGCTGAAGGTGTGGCCGGTCCTGCTGCTCGCCGGAG
This window encodes:
- a CDS encoding glycosyltransferase family 4 protein, coding for MHKTLIVTNDFPPRPGGIQAFLHNMALRLDPERLVVYASTWKRGREGAEATAAFDAEQPFTVVRDRTTMLLPTPGVTRRAVGLLREHGCTSVWFGAAAPLGLMAPALRRAGAGRLVATTHGHEAGWAQLPAARGLLRRIGDSTDTITYLGEYTRSRIAAALSPDAAGRMVQLPPGVDEKTFHPGSGGAEVRARLGLTDRPVVVCVSRLVPRKGQDTLILAMPRILAAEPDAVLLIVGGGPYEKELRGLAHETGVADAVRFTGAVPWSELPAHYGAGDVFAMPCRTRRGGLDVEGLGIVYLEASATGLPVVAGDSGGAPDAVLDGETGWVVRGGSPDDSADRIITLLADPELRRRMGERGREWVEEKWRWDLLAEKLKALL
- a CDS encoding GMC oxidoreductase, with protein sequence MAALQTAAAIGLTRIGLQSAHAAEPAAVDNAPAIVIGSGYGAAVAALRLGQAGIRTLVIEMGRLWNTAGSDGKVFCSTSAPDQRSMWFRTRTEAPLATFLWLDLVNKDIGRYPGVLDRVHYDHMSVYVGRGVGGGSLVNGGMAVTPPQSYFSEQFPGVDATEMYNTYFPRARTMLGVNTVDPTWFESTEWYKFTRTSRKAATNAGLKTTFVPNVYDFSYMQREAAGTATKSALAGEVIYGNNYGKKSLDKTYLAAALGTGNVTIHTLERVRAVQRAADGTYTLTADRIDTSGAVVETKQYSCTYLFLGGGSLGTTELLVRARETGALPALDASVGTGWGTNGNVMTGRANHIWDTVGANQATMPVMGIDDWANTSNPVFAEIAPLPMGLEHWISLYLAITKNPERASFTYDATTDSAKLGWTAAQSAVSVSMARKLFDRINAANATIYRYDLFGDNKTFADDFCYHPLGGCVLGRATDNYGRVKGYPHLYVTDGSLVPGSIGVNPFVTITALAERGMARILAEDTAP